In the genome of Salinispirillum sp. LH 10-3-1, one region contains:
- the guaB gene encoding IMP dehydrogenase codes for MLRIAEEALTFDDVLLVPGYSEVLPNQVSLKTQLSRNIFLNIPLVAAAMDTVTESRLAIAMAQEGGIGIMHKNMSIEQQAQEVRRVKKYESGVVRDPITIQHDATIRELIDLTLSNNISGVPVLDGKDLVGIVTARDVRFERSLDAKVASIMTGKDKLVTVREGTDPDEIMSLLHRYRIEKVLVTNDDGLLVGLVTVKDITKAQSYPNACKDSQGRLRVGAAVGTGKGTDERVKALVDAGVDVIIVDTAHGHSSHEFGVIDRVRWVKENFPQVDVVGGNIATAEAALDLMKAGADGVKVGIGPGSICTTRIVAGVGVPQITAVSNVAAALKEHGIPVIADGGVRFSGDLAKALAAGAYCVMAGGLFAGTDEAPGEVELFQGRAYKSYRGMGSIGAMGQSQGSSDRYFQSGNGSDKLVPEGIEGRVAVKGPLSNVVHQLIGGVRAAMGYTGCQTIEELRTKPQFVRISNAGIKESHVHDVQITREAPNYRVG; via the coding sequence ATGTTACGAATCGCAGAAGAAGCTTTAACCTTTGACGACGTCCTGCTTGTACCGGGGTACTCCGAGGTTCTGCCAAATCAGGTTTCCCTGAAAACTCAACTCTCGCGCAACATCTTCTTGAACATTCCGTTGGTCGCCGCGGCCATGGATACCGTCACCGAAAGTCGCTTGGCGATTGCGATGGCGCAGGAAGGCGGTATCGGCATTATGCACAAAAATATGTCGATTGAGCAGCAGGCACAAGAAGTGCGCCGCGTGAAAAAATACGAAAGTGGTGTGGTCCGCGACCCCATCACCATTCAACACGATGCGACCATTCGTGAATTGATTGATCTGACCCTCTCTAACAACATCTCTGGTGTCCCTGTCCTCGACGGCAAAGACCTCGTGGGTATTGTGACGGCGCGTGACGTGCGTTTCGAGCGCAGTCTCGACGCCAAGGTCGCCAGCATCATGACGGGTAAAGACAAACTGGTTACAGTGCGTGAAGGCACTGACCCCGACGAAATCATGAGCTTGTTGCACCGCTACCGTATTGAGAAAGTACTGGTCACCAATGACGACGGTCTGTTGGTCGGCTTGGTAACGGTGAAAGACATCACCAAAGCGCAGTCCTATCCAAACGCCTGTAAAGACTCACAAGGCCGGTTGCGCGTCGGTGCGGCGGTCGGTACCGGGAAGGGTACTGATGAGCGCGTGAAGGCGCTGGTGGATGCAGGTGTGGACGTGATCATTGTTGATACGGCGCACGGTCATTCGAGCCACGAGTTCGGCGTTATCGATCGGGTGCGTTGGGTCAAAGAAAACTTTCCGCAGGTTGATGTGGTCGGCGGCAATATCGCGACCGCTGAAGCTGCGTTGGATTTGATGAAGGCGGGTGCTGACGGTGTGAAAGTCGGTATTGGTCCTGGTTCTATCTGTACGACCCGTATTGTTGCTGGTGTCGGTGTGCCGCAGATTACAGCAGTATCGAATGTGGCGGCTGCGCTGAAAGAGCATGGCATTCCGGTCATTGCTGACGGTGGTGTGCGATTCTCTGGCGATTTAGCGAAGGCGTTGGCAGCCGGTGCTTATTGTGTGATGGCCGGTGGTTTGTTCGCCGGTACGGATGAGGCACCGGGCGAGGTTGAGCTGTTCCAAGGTCGGGCTTATAAGTCATACCGGGGTATGGGGTCAATAGGTGCCATGGGGCAGTCGCAAGGCTCCAGTGACCGCTATTTCCAGAGCGGTAACGGGTCTGACAAATTAGTACCTGAGGGTATTGAAGGTCGTGTGGCGGTGAAAGGCCCGTTGTCGAACGTGGTGCACCAGTTGATTGGTGGTGTGCGGGCGGCGATGGGTTACACCGGTTGCCAGACCATCGAAGAGCTGCGCACTAAGCCGCAGTTTGTGCGCATCAGCAATGCGGGTATCAAAGAGTCACACGTACACGATGTGCAGATTACGCGGGAAGCGCCTAACTACCGCGTGGGTTAG
- a CDS encoding diguanylate cyclase: MNDQISAEFAARLDQLRQQYASRLESDLCQLERDAQLMASSDTDAGQLHTLHQQLHKLAGSSGTFGFEQLGILARALENTAKQRIDQADFSPWQELPARVAELHQALSPQADLTPAADRQVPAHLYQKTSEQISESGRPARIMLLADDLTISDELLDALGNFGYELTKTKADTGASSFIDESNPDLIVVDLPAEDDRNAHEAFLEQCEQCRESAAPMVFLTDSMDFDVRLKVAQLRGAGHFIKPVDIPRLVDRIESVLQWRNANPHRILVVDDDEMLAEHYATVLRQVGMNVATLAEPNQLLDRVQQFRPELIVMDIHMPGSSGIDLARMIRLQVEWLTMPIIYLSGERDSEIQMEAINSGGDDFLVKPVSEAHLVAAVTSRVTRARQLSELMSRDSLTGLLKHSVIKEQLAIEVKRALRTQTPLCFVMLDIDHFKKVNDTYGHGKGDQVIKTLAHMLHQRLRRSDSIGRYGGEEFAVVLTDCTPEHALLILNDIREAFSAILFASGDTHFSVTLSAGVASLVDHPDCALLLEAADGALYRAKTNGRNRVELA; encoded by the coding sequence ATGAACGACCAGATCAGCGCTGAGTTTGCCGCTCGGCTTGACCAACTGCGACAACAGTATGCCTCTCGACTGGAATCAGACCTCTGCCAGCTTGAACGTGACGCGCAATTAATGGCGAGTTCCGACACGGATGCTGGGCAGTTGCACACACTGCATCAACAGCTGCATAAACTGGCCGGGTCATCCGGTACGTTCGGCTTCGAACAGCTCGGTATACTGGCACGCGCCCTCGAGAACACCGCCAAACAGCGGATTGACCAAGCAGACTTTTCTCCATGGCAGGAATTGCCGGCGCGCGTTGCGGAACTGCACCAAGCACTGAGCCCGCAGGCAGATCTTACCCCTGCAGCTGATCGTCAAGTACCCGCACACCTGTATCAAAAAACGTCCGAACAGATCAGTGAGTCGGGCCGACCTGCTCGTATTATGCTGCTTGCCGATGACCTCACAATCAGTGATGAGCTGCTGGATGCATTAGGGAACTTTGGTTACGAACTGACCAAGACGAAGGCTGACACGGGTGCTTCGTCATTCATTGATGAATCAAACCCGGATCTCATTGTGGTTGACTTACCAGCGGAAGACGATCGAAACGCCCATGAAGCTTTCCTGGAACAATGTGAGCAATGTCGTGAATCGGCAGCGCCGATGGTCTTTCTGACCGATAGCATGGACTTCGACGTAAGGCTCAAAGTGGCTCAGCTGCGCGGAGCGGGTCACTTTATCAAGCCGGTGGATATTCCACGCTTGGTTGATCGTATCGAGTCCGTACTGCAGTGGCGCAATGCCAATCCGCATCGGATTCTGGTTGTGGACGACGATGAAATGCTGGCCGAGCACTATGCAACGGTGTTGCGCCAAGTGGGAATGAACGTCGCGACGCTGGCGGAGCCGAATCAATTGTTGGATCGGGTCCAGCAATTCCGCCCTGAGCTCATCGTGATGGATATTCATATGCCCGGAAGCTCCGGTATCGACCTTGCGCGTATGATACGCCTGCAAGTCGAATGGCTCACCATGCCGATTATCTATTTGTCAGGCGAGCGCGACTCAGAGATTCAAATGGAAGCCATTAACAGTGGTGGTGATGACTTCTTAGTCAAACCGGTATCTGAAGCGCACCTAGTAGCCGCCGTAACCTCGCGTGTGACACGTGCGCGGCAGCTCAGTGAACTGATGTCGCGCGATAGCCTAACGGGCCTACTCAAGCATTCCGTCATCAAAGAGCAGCTGGCCATTGAAGTAAAGCGCGCTTTGCGCACCCAAACACCGCTGTGCTTTGTCATGCTCGACATTGATCATTTCAAAAAAGTGAACGATACCTATGGTCATGGCAAGGGCGACCAAGTGATCAAAACATTAGCTCATATGCTGCATCAGCGCTTGCGCCGCAGCGACAGCATTGGGCGTTATGGTGGTGAAGAGTTTGCCGTGGTGTTGACGGATTGCACGCCAGAGCACGCCTTGTTGATCCTCAATGATATTCGTGAGGCCTTTTCGGCCATTTTATTTGCCAGTGGTGATACGCACTTCTCAGTGACACTCAGTGCTGGGGTCGCGTCATTGGTTGATCATCCAGACTGTGCACTGTTGCTTGAGGCAGCGGACGGAGCGCTGTATCGCGCCAAGACGAACGGGCGAAACCGCGTCGAGCTGGCGTGA
- the glgC gene encoding glucose-1-phosphate adenylyltransferase, which translates to MSGILSMILAGGEGTRLAPLTGIRAKPAVPFGGNYRIIDFVLNNFVNSDLLQIFVLTQFKSHSLLKHMSRRWRVTGLTNRFIDPIPAQMQTGKHWYQGTADAIFQNLDVIEGVDPELVCVFGGDHIYKMDVRQMIQFHQDTGAKLTVAAIPVPVEQAHQFGVIEVDASGKMIGFQEKPKADPKTIPGNPNMVLASMGNYVFDAKTLTESLRYDAEQAESVHDFGHNIIPLLYAQGDVYVYDFSTNIIRGEPDQSRGYWRDVGTIDSYYEANMDLISVIPPIDLYNRYWPLRSYHPAVPPAKFVHDEANRTGQAICSMISGGCIVSGSIVYQSILGYNVHVHSHAYVDRCVIMGGNDIGRGSRIRRAIIDKDVVIAPNTVIGEDPEQDRQRFHVSKEGVVVIPKGARVGF; encoded by the coding sequence ATGTCTGGCATTTTATCCATGATTCTGGCGGGCGGCGAAGGGACTCGGCTTGCACCACTCACCGGCATTCGCGCTAAACCTGCAGTACCCTTCGGTGGCAACTATCGCATCATCGACTTTGTCTTGAACAATTTCGTGAACTCCGACTTGCTGCAGATTTTCGTTTTAACGCAGTTTAAATCACACAGCCTACTCAAGCACATGAGCCGCCGCTGGCGAGTGACCGGTTTGACCAATCGATTTATCGACCCCATTCCCGCACAAATGCAGACCGGCAAACACTGGTACCAGGGTACGGCAGACGCCATTTTTCAGAACCTGGATGTCATTGAAGGGGTAGACCCTGAACTCGTATGCGTATTCGGTGGGGATCACATCTACAAGATGGATGTGCGGCAAATGATTCAATTCCATCAAGATACCGGAGCCAAACTCACGGTAGCGGCCATCCCCGTTCCGGTGGAGCAGGCCCACCAGTTTGGTGTTATTGAAGTCGATGCAAGCGGCAAGATGATTGGCTTCCAGGAGAAGCCCAAGGCAGACCCTAAGACCATCCCCGGCAACCCAAACATGGTGTTGGCGTCAATGGGGAACTACGTGTTCGATGCCAAGACACTGACCGAGTCCTTGCGCTACGACGCCGAACAAGCGGAGTCGGTACACGATTTCGGGCACAACATCATCCCGCTGCTGTACGCCCAGGGTGATGTGTATGTGTACGATTTTTCCACCAACATCATTCGTGGCGAGCCGGACCAGTCACGCGGTTATTGGCGTGATGTCGGTACCATAGATTCGTACTACGAAGCCAATATGGACCTCATTTCCGTCATACCGCCGATTGATTTGTACAACCGCTACTGGCCACTGCGCAGCTACCACCCTGCTGTCCCACCGGCCAAATTTGTGCATGACGAAGCCAACCGGACCGGACAGGCGATCTGTTCGATGATCTCTGGTGGCTGCATTGTCAGCGGCTCTATCGTCTATCAGTCCATTCTTGGTTATAACGTCCATGTACACAGCCATGCCTATGTAGACCGCTGCGTAATCATGGGCGGCAACGACATTGGTCGGGGTAGTCGGATTCGCCGCGCCATTATCGACAAAGATGTGGTGATTGCGCCCAATACGGTAATTGGCGAAGATCCGGAGCAGGATCGTCAGCGTTTCCATGTATCGAAAGAAGGTGTGGTCGTCATTCCAAAAGGAGCGCGCGTTGGCTTCTGA
- a CDS encoding MFS transporter, whose translation MTQTSIPTVRLSAGYFFYFAIYGGLLPFLARFLREQGFAFDQISQTAAVLTLSMSLGPFLWASISDRTGKRMVWARLSSLALLVALLLLGMLSVPIVVVAMVGLIGIALSAILPQMEAVTLQYLGPASTRYGNIRLWGTLGFGVVVLVLGALLDRAGAQVLPWCLALIAVATLITQMLIKDVPRVAGQVSEQAPWSAFLQRMGQFPVWGLFLALFLWSVTMAAYNTFFDLYLQEFGYSGAAIGRYLALAPLAEVLLFLVLSRLLQRWGAKSVLVMALLATSGRWLMTAWLADSWVWLALAQCLHALSFGAVHGTAIYLLSRMFPDNQQARAQATYIAFSTGLGLVSGNLLAGQFWSLPQGSQWVFTLNAVIALVAGLLVAVALQRKRMLALKTSA comes from the coding sequence ATGACTCAGACCTCCATTCCTACCGTGCGGCTATCCGCCGGTTATTTCTTCTATTTCGCCATCTACGGTGGCCTGCTGCCGTTCCTTGCCCGTTTTCTGCGTGAGCAAGGCTTTGCCTTCGATCAAATCAGCCAGACGGCAGCCGTACTGACGTTGTCGATGTCGTTGGGGCCATTTCTGTGGGCGTCAATCAGTGACCGTACCGGCAAACGCATGGTGTGGGCGCGTTTAAGTTCGTTGGCTTTGCTGGTCGCGCTGCTATTGCTCGGCATGTTGTCGGTACCCATTGTGGTGGTGGCCATGGTCGGGTTGATCGGTATCGCGTTGTCGGCCATTTTGCCGCAAATGGAAGCGGTCACCTTGCAGTATTTGGGGCCTGCATCAACGCGTTACGGCAACATTCGCCTCTGGGGTACGCTGGGCTTCGGGGTGGTGGTACTGGTGCTGGGTGCTCTCTTGGATCGCGCTGGAGCGCAAGTATTACCATGGTGTCTGGCATTGATTGCCGTAGCAACCTTGATTACTCAGATGCTGATCAAGGACGTGCCACGAGTGGCGGGTCAGGTCAGCGAGCAAGCGCCGTGGTCGGCATTTTTGCAACGCATGGGTCAGTTTCCGGTGTGGGGCCTGTTTTTGGCGCTGTTCCTGTGGAGCGTCACCATGGCGGCGTACAATACGTTTTTTGACCTCTATTTACAGGAGTTCGGTTATTCCGGCGCAGCCATTGGCCGTTATTTGGCGTTGGCCCCGTTGGCCGAGGTGCTGTTGTTCTTGGTGTTGAGTCGGCTACTGCAGCGCTGGGGCGCTAAGTCGGTATTGGTGATGGCATTGCTGGCGACCTCGGGTCGCTGGTTGATGACCGCTTGGTTGGCCGACAGCTGGGTGTGGTTGGCATTGGCGCAGTGTCTGCATGCGCTGAGTTTTGGTGCGGTACACGGTACGGCGATTTACTTGCTGTCACGTATGTTCCCCGATAATCAGCAGGCGCGTGCCCAAGCCACCTACATTGCTTTCAGCACGGGTCTGGGGTTGGTGAGTGGTAACTTGCTGGCCGGTCAGTTTTGGTCGTTGCCACAGGGCTCGCAATGGGTGTTTACGCTGAACGCGGTCATCGCGTTGGTGGCCGGGTTGCTGGTCGCGGTGGCGTTGCAACGCAAGCGCATGTTGGCGTTGAAAACCAGCGCCTGA
- the tadA gene encoding tRNA adenosine(34) deaminase TadA, which translates to MVDDLNPYLDSPDHQGSEADRYWMAQALIEAAKAAEMGEVPVGAVLVDAAGECVARGFNHPINLHDPSAHAEIAVLRAAGQALQNYRLVHTTLYVTIEPCAMCVGAIVHARVGRLVFGATEPKAGAVVSQEQLADKHWLNHQPAVTGGVLADEASALMSQFFKQRRAARQAAKQSNQALAGRSPKD; encoded by the coding sequence ATGGTCGACGACCTGAATCCTTATCTCGATAGCCCTGACCATCAGGGCAGCGAGGCTGACCGCTATTGGATGGCCCAAGCCTTAATCGAAGCGGCGAAAGCCGCCGAGATGGGCGAAGTCCCCGTCGGGGCGGTGCTGGTGGATGCCGCAGGCGAGTGCGTGGCGCGCGGGTTCAATCACCCGATAAATCTGCACGACCCGTCGGCACACGCTGAAATAGCGGTGTTGCGGGCGGCGGGGCAAGCCTTACAGAATTACCGTTTGGTCCATACGACGCTGTACGTCACCATTGAACCCTGCGCCATGTGCGTGGGTGCCATTGTGCACGCGCGGGTCGGCCGCTTGGTGTTCGGCGCTACTGAACCGAAAGCCGGTGCTGTGGTGAGCCAAGAACAATTGGCTGACAAGCATTGGCTGAATCATCAGCCTGCCGTCACCGGCGGGGTTTTGGCCGACGAAGCCAGTGCATTGATGAGTCAATTTTTTAAGCAGCGCCGCGCCGCGCGTCAGGCTGCTAAGCAATCCAATCAAGCACTCGCTGGTCGCAGCCCAAAGGACTAA
- the glgA gene encoding glycogen synthase GlgA, protein MASDLNVMLVASEYEGLVKTGGLADVARALPAALRSAGTHTKVLMPYYRALFKHQPEVLISSLDVALNPRDHYGCAVRHYNDNGVEIYLLEHHQFYDREGIYDDGRWPFEDNPLRFGLLSKAAFALCKALNFVPDILHAHDWQTALVPYYLSKQAPGDSFFSHTRSVFNVHNGAYQGKCHARWLGALGIDPSDFIPEHFEDYGEINLLKGAVVFADHIVAVSPGYRDELMQESTSHGLWQTFQAHAHKVSGILNGCDYGLWNPEHDELIAARFSAKDLAGKQQCKAVLQTQTQLMVNPERPLFGLVSRLTDQKGLHYLIPALHEFLGNKAQVVILGSGDAHFSSLLRHLAASHPGQVHFTEGYSEALAHQIEAGSDFFMMPSLFEPCGLNQIYSMRYGTLPIVRSTGGLRDTVVPLAVDNHNADVATGLSFDAPSIEATSMALAHAFELYTQHPKVFKQVQQNAMAQRFEWEPAAAAYIETYRTLLA, encoded by the coding sequence TTGGCTTCTGACCTCAATGTAATGCTGGTAGCCTCGGAATACGAAGGCTTGGTCAAAACCGGTGGTTTGGCGGACGTTGCACGTGCGCTACCTGCCGCTTTGCGGTCAGCGGGCACCCACACCAAGGTGTTGATGCCCTATTATCGCGCGCTGTTTAAGCACCAGCCAGAAGTACTGATCAGCAGTCTTGATGTCGCCCTGAACCCCAGAGACCACTACGGTTGCGCAGTACGACACTACAACGATAACGGCGTGGAAATCTATTTGCTGGAACATCACCAGTTCTACGATCGTGAAGGTATCTATGACGACGGTCGCTGGCCGTTCGAAGACAACCCACTGCGCTTCGGGTTGCTCAGCAAAGCAGCTTTTGCGCTGTGTAAGGCACTGAACTTTGTACCCGATATTCTGCACGCCCACGACTGGCAAACGGCTTTGGTACCCTATTACCTAAGCAAACAAGCACCGGGCGACAGCTTTTTTAGCCACACCCGCAGTGTCTTCAATGTACACAACGGCGCCTATCAGGGTAAGTGTCATGCACGCTGGCTTGGCGCCTTAGGCATCGATCCCAGCGACTTTATTCCAGAGCACTTCGAAGACTACGGTGAGATCAACCTACTGAAGGGTGCTGTGGTCTTTGCGGACCATATTGTGGCCGTCAGCCCCGGCTACCGTGATGAACTGATGCAAGAAAGCACGTCGCACGGACTGTGGCAGACCTTTCAGGCGCACGCACACAAGGTATCTGGCATTTTGAATGGCTGTGATTATGGCCTGTGGAACCCGGAACACGATGAACTGATTGCTGCGCGCTTCAGTGCTAAAGACTTAGCAGGTAAACAACAATGCAAAGCGGTGCTGCAAACGCAAACGCAATTGATGGTGAATCCTGAAAGACCGTTGTTTGGCTTGGTGAGTCGCCTGACCGACCAAAAAGGCCTGCACTACCTGATTCCTGCCCTGCATGAGTTCTTAGGCAACAAAGCGCAGGTGGTTATTCTGGGCAGTGGCGATGCGCACTTTTCGTCGTTGCTACGCCATTTGGCGGCGTCGCACCCTGGTCAGGTGCACTTCACCGAAGGATACAGCGAAGCGCTGGCGCATCAGATAGAAGCGGGCAGCGATTTCTTTATGATGCCGAGTTTATTTGAACCCTGTGGACTGAATCAGATCTACAGCATGCGCTATGGCACATTGCCTATCGTACGGAGCACCGGCGGTTTGCGTGATACGGTGGTGCCGTTAGCCGTCGACAATCACAACGCCGACGTCGCAACAGGCCTGAGCTTTGACGCGCCCAGCATAGAAGCCACCAGCATGGCATTAGCGCATGCGTTTGAGCTTTATACGCAGCACCCGAAGGTATTCAAACAGGTACAGCAGAACGCCATGGCGCAGCGCTTTGAGTGGGAGCCTGCGGCAGCGGCGTATATAGAGACGTATCGCACCCTACTTGCGTAA
- a CDS encoding DUF4402 domain-containing protein has product MRRNSSLVQVFSGALLWLSVAFTAQAQIAITNQQDLAFGRFVAGNGGTVTVGVAGARSSTGDVFLIPSSDGLAAQFLVTGDADATYTIQLPANGAVNLTGPGADMPLSDFVSSPANFGQLSAVGAQTLAVGATLTVNSGQLPGDYVGGFSVIVEYE; this is encoded by the coding sequence ATGAGACGAAATAGCTCATTAGTTCAAGTTTTCAGTGGCGCATTGTTATGGTTGTCGGTTGCCTTTACTGCTCAGGCACAAATTGCCATTACGAATCAGCAAGACCTCGCCTTTGGGCGCTTTGTCGCAGGTAATGGCGGAACGGTCACCGTTGGGGTGGCGGGCGCTCGGTCATCCACGGGCGACGTATTTCTCATTCCCTCGAGTGATGGCTTGGCTGCACAATTCTTAGTTACGGGTGACGCCGACGCCACCTATACCATTCAACTTCCTGCCAATGGTGCCGTTAACCTAACTGGACCCGGTGCTGATATGCCGCTGTCGGACTTCGTCAGTTCACCTGCGAACTTCGGTCAGTTGAGTGCTGTCGGTGCACAAACACTGGCGGTAGGCGCGACATTGACCGTCAACAGTGGTCAATTGCCGGGTGACTATGTCGGTGGTTTCTCCGTTATCGTTGAATACGAATAA
- a CDS encoding DUF4402 domain-containing protein has protein sequence MKNLMTQNTLFRRAALTSAVVAGGLMAVNGMAADDDADISATVVVPITIDNVVDMNFGSFSAPTGAASTITLGTGGGLTPGAGVVVIDDTAAAAARFDISGLASQAFSITIAATVTLTETVGGVATMDLTTSWDDDGAAENNAVSSSLDVVGEASVFIGGELAVAQNQLAGDYAGTVNAAFEYE, from the coding sequence ATGAAAAACTTAATGACTCAAAATACATTGTTCCGCCGTGCGGCCTTAACGTCTGCAGTGGTTGCAGGTGGCTTGATGGCGGTGAATGGTATGGCGGCGGATGATGATGCGGATATATCTGCGACTGTGGTGGTGCCAATCACAATTGACAACGTGGTGGATATGAATTTTGGCTCGTTTTCTGCACCAACAGGAGCAGCGAGCACCATAACATTAGGAACTGGTGGGGGGCTTACTCCAGGGGCTGGAGTTGTGGTAATTGATGATACCGCCGCCGCCGCCGCCCGGTTTGATATCAGTGGACTGGCATCGCAGGCCTTTTCGATAACCATTGCTGCAACAGTTACGCTCACAGAAACAGTTGGTGGCGTTGCGACAATGGATTTAACGACGTCGTGGGATGATGATGGGGCTGCGGAAAATAACGCCGTAAGTAGTAGTCTGGACGTAGTTGGAGAAGCGTCTGTTTTCATTGGTGGGGAGCTTGCAGTTGCTCAGAATCAATTGGCTGGTGACTATGCGGGTACAGTAAACGCAGCGTTTGAGTATGAGTAA
- a CDS encoding response regulator, protein MTTLKRILYAEDEPDIQAVARIALEMLGGFELRVCNNGQEALDALNDFAPDLILLDVMMPRMDGPTTLDHIKRHPSAAGVPVVFMTAKVQGSEVEAYLDKGAIGVIAKPFDPMTLVQQLKDLWAQCHERPDQR, encoded by the coding sequence ATGACGACACTCAAAAGAATACTGTACGCTGAAGATGAGCCCGATATTCAAGCTGTGGCTCGGATAGCGCTGGAAATGCTCGGGGGGTTCGAGCTGCGCGTGTGCAATAACGGGCAGGAAGCGCTGGACGCCCTGAATGATTTTGCCCCCGACCTCATATTACTCGACGTGATGATGCCAAGAATGGATGGCCCCACCACCTTGGACCATATTAAGCGCCACCCTTCTGCAGCTGGCGTCCCCGTGGTTTTTATGACCGCCAAGGTGCAGGGATCTGAAGTCGAGGCTTATCTGGATAAGGGAGCTATAGGTGTTATTGCGAAGCCCTTCGATCCGATGACACTGGTACAGCAGCTAAAAGACCTGTGGGCACAATGCCATGAACGACCAGATCAGCGCTGA
- the guaA gene encoding glutamine-hydrolyzing GMP synthase — protein MRQNIHAQKILILDFGSQYTQLIARRVREIGVYSEIHAFDMSPEDIREFAPQGIILAGGPESVTGSDTPRAPQVVFEMGVPVLGICYGMQTMAEQLGGKVATSNHREFGYAEVQVVGSGQLLDGIVDRDDTTGRWLDVWMSHGDQVSAMPEGFKLMAQTETCPIAAMADDERQFYGVQFHPEVTHTLKGQEILERFIRTLSGCDALWTAENIIDDLVVRVRAQVGSGKVLLGLSGGVDSSVVAALLHKAIGDQLTCVFVDNGLLRKNEGDQVMATFAQNMGVKVIRADAEDLFLGKLKGIADPEEKRKVIGHTFIEVFDAEATKLKDVHFLAQGTIYPDVIESAAAKTGKAHVIKSHHNVGGLPEEMAMELVEPLRELFKDEVRRIGVALGLPHDMVYRHPFPGPGLGVRILGEVKKEYADILREADAIFMEELHKSGWYHKVNQAFVVFLPVKSVGVVGDGRRYEWVVALRAVETIDFMTARWAHLPYELIERVSNRIINSIEGISRVAYDVSSKPPATIEWE, from the coding sequence ATGCGTCAAAACATCCACGCTCAGAAAATCCTGATTCTGGATTTCGGTTCTCAGTACACCCAGTTGATCGCCCGTCGCGTGCGTGAGATTGGTGTTTACAGCGAAATTCATGCCTTTGATATGAGCCCTGAAGACATTCGGGAATTTGCGCCACAAGGCATTATTTTGGCCGGTGGGCCAGAGTCGGTGACGGGTTCGGATACGCCGCGCGCGCCGCAAGTGGTGTTCGAAATGGGTGTGCCGGTGCTGGGTATTTGTTACGGCATGCAAACCATGGCGGAGCAGTTGGGCGGGAAGGTCGCGACGTCGAATCACCGTGAATTCGGTTACGCCGAGGTTCAGGTGGTGGGCAGTGGACAGTTGCTCGACGGCATCGTGGACCGCGACGACACCACCGGACGTTGGTTGGATGTGTGGATGAGTCACGGTGATCAGGTGTCTGCGATGCCGGAAGGCTTTAAGCTGATGGCGCAGACGGAAACCTGTCCGATTGCCGCGATGGCCGACGACGAGCGCCAGTTTTACGGCGTGCAGTTCCACCCAGAGGTGACGCACACGCTAAAAGGCCAAGAGATTCTTGAGCGTTTTATTCGCACGCTCAGCGGTTGTGATGCGCTGTGGACGGCAGAAAATATCATTGATGACTTGGTAGTGCGTGTACGGGCGCAGGTCGGCAGCGGCAAGGTGCTGTTGGGCTTGTCCGGCGGTGTGGATTCGTCGGTGGTGGCTGCGTTGTTGCACAAGGCCATTGGTGATCAACTGACCTGCGTGTTTGTCGACAACGGCTTGTTGCGGAAGAACGAAGGCGATCAAGTAATGGCGACCTTCGCGCAGAACATGGGCGTCAAAGTGATTCGCGCCGATGCGGAAGACCTGTTCTTGGGCAAGCTGAAAGGCATTGCTGATCCGGAAGAGAAACGTAAGGTCATCGGCCACACCTTTATTGAAGTGTTTGATGCCGAAGCCACCAAATTGAAGGACGTGCACTTCTTGGCGCAGGGTACGATCTACCCCGACGTCATTGAGTCTGCAGCGGCGAAAACCGGCAAGGCGCACGTGATCAAGAGCCACCACAACGTGGGCGGCTTGCCAGAAGAAATGGCCATGGAGTTGGTGGAGCCGCTGCGTGAGCTGTTCAAAGACGAAGTGCGCCGTATCGGTGTGGCACTTGGTTTGCCGCACGACATGGTCTACCGTCATCCATTCCCCGGCCCAGGCTTAGGTGTACGTATTCTGGGTGAAGTGAAGAAAGAATACGCGGACATACTGCGTGAAGCCGATGCGATCTTTATGGAAGAGTTGCATAAATCGGGTTGGTATCACAAGGTCAATCAGGCATTTGTGGTGTTCCTGCCGGTTAAGTCGGTCGGTGTGGTCGGTGACGGCCGCCGCTATGAATGGGTGGTGGCATTGCGTGCCGTTGAAACCATCGATTTCATGACCGCTCGTTGGGCGCACCTGCCTTATGAGCTGATCGAGCGTGTGTCGAACCGCATCATCAACAGCATCGAAGGCATTTCACGTGTCGCGTACGATGTGTCCAGCAAACCGCCTGCCACCATTGAATGGGAATAA